The genomic segment CCATCATCCCGAATCTCCTGACCGCCGACCGCTCGGTGATCTGCATCGACCCCAAGGGCGAGAATGCCAGGATTGCCGGTCGTGCCCGTCGTCAGTTCGGTCCGGTCTACGTCCTCGATCCCTTCGGCGCTACAGCCGAACCGATCGCCGCATTCAATCCGCTTGAAGGACTCGACCCCAATGGCCTCGATGTCGCGGAAGATGCAAGCACCCTCGCCGACGCTCTTGTCTTCGACGAACCGGGCATGACTGGCGAGGCGCATTGGAACGAAGAAGCCAAGGCGCTCATCTCGGGCATGATCCTCCATATCGTCGCGCAGGAACCCTCTAGCCGCCGTTCTCTCGTTACCCTGCGTGAAAACCTTACCCTGGCCCCTGAAGCCTTCACAGGGCTCCTCAAGGAAATGCAGGAATCCACGGCAGCCAGCGGCCTCGTCGCACGCGCGGCCAACCGCCACCTCGGCAAATCCGATCGCGAGGCGGCCGGCGTTCTGTCGGCGGCGCAGCGCCATACCCATTTTCTCGATAGCCCGCGCATGGCCCGTATGCTCAGCCGGTCGGATTTCCGGTTTGCCGATCTCAAGAGCCGCACCGCAACGGTCTTCCTCGTGCTGCCGCCCGATAGGCTTTCGACCTATTCGCGCTGGCTGCGTCTGCTTGTCACCCAAAGCCTGCTCGAAATGGCTCGTTCGCCAGGCAAGCCGGCGATTCCGGTACTCTATCTCCTCGACGAGTTCGCGTCCCTCGGTCACCTGGCGCCCGTCGAACGTGCCATGGGCCTGATGGCCGGTTACGGGGTGCAGCTGTGGCCGATCCTGCAAGACGTTCATCAGCTACGCGCCACCTACGGGCAGCGTGCAGGTACCTTCCTGTCGAATGCCGGCGTCCTGCAGGTCTTCGGCGTCAATGACCACGAAAGTGCCCGTCTCGTCTCCGACATGCTCGGGCAATCCACCGTCGTCTTCGAAAGCATGGGCCGCGCTCTCGATTCCGATAAGACGGGGATCTCCTACGGCGAACAGCATGTGGGCCGCCCGTTGCTGACACCCGACGAGGTCCGCAACCTGCCACAACACGCCGAACTGCTGTTCCTCGCTGGGCAGCGGCCGATCGTCGCCGGCAAACTCGCCTATTACAGCGATCAGGAATTCAAGGGAGCGTTCGACCGTGTCTGACACGTCAAGTGGCAGTGTCCATCTCGCCACATGAAAAGCTTGGTCGGATTGCCGATAGCTCGGTTCCAGACAGTGAGCGCGTGACCCGCCTCGCGCGGCTGAGCACCTGCATTGCAGACGCTGGAATCATCGCTGCACTTCAACAAGTGATCGCATCCCCTGCCCTGTTCGAACTCACTGATGCTGAGATTGCCTACAAGCTGCAAAACATCAAAAGAGCGACGTCGATCCCCGACGATGCCATTCAGACCTTGCACACCCTGGAAATCGCATTGGGGAGATTAACGCCCGAAGAATGAAAATCGTCCCGGCGCTGACACACCGGGGCATTGTCACTGGCGGCCCTCCGGCTCTCTACCGCCCAAATGAAAGAGCGTTCGCCTCCGGGCCGGACGCGACTATCGTCGCGCAATCAGGCGATCGCCTGTAATCCCTTGTTCCGTATAACAGTCAGCAAACGCAGAGCAGGACCGCTTGGCCTTTTAACGCCGCGTTCCCAATCTGACACCAGCCCCTTGCTAACGTTGAGATATCGGGCAAACACCGGCTGAGAAATGTTCTCGCGCTCACGGATAGTGCGAATTTCCTCCGGGGTCAGCGGCTCCACGGTTGTCAGGCACCCTTCATCAAATTCACGCATCGTCTGTTTGTCGATCGCGCCGGACTCGTAGAATCCCTCCATCATTTCATGGACGGCTGCCAGTGCCTCACTCTTGTAAGTCTTTGTCATCGCATTTCACCTCTAGCATTCGACCCGCATCGACTTCCGCTTTCATTTGCGCGTCTGTAAATCCCAAGACGAGTTTCGCGGCCTTTTTCATGTAAGCTTCATCCCCAGCATCGAGATTGGCCATATCACTCTTCGCAAACCCGAATGCAAAGACCGCTCTCGTTTGCGCTCGAAAGAAAACCAGTGTCCGGAATCCGCCAGACTTCCCAGCGCCGGGCCGAGCAACGCGCTGCTTAATAAGGCCAGCCCCTAGATCGGCATCAATCTGGCCGCGCTCGGCGCGCGCAACAGCCTCACAAAGCATCGCGTCAGAGATTTTCTCTTTCCGGGCAAACTTCTGAAACCAACCGTTTTTAAAAACTCTCACGAGATATCCTACACCTTAAATATAACACCAAGCGTTACACTTCAAGAGCGTCACTTCGCATCATTCCTAAGAGCAGCGACTGCGCGCTCGATGGTCTCAGCCAACGTGATCTCATGCTGATCCGCATAGTTGTAAATCGCCTCGATCGTCTCTGCCCGAAGGCGTGTAGCGAATTGTTCTGTACGTCCTGTTTTTCGACGTGTTCTGCGAGTGGCTCGAATGGGAGCTGCTGTTTCGGAAGCGGAAGCCTTGGGCGTTTCTCGGAAGCCTGCAGCTCTGGTGGCAGCCTTCACAGCATCACTGTCGACAGGCGGCGCTGGCGTATCGTTTAGATTTCCGAAGTCGAGGGTCGCTCGCTTCTTGTCTTCGCTACTCATGCACCCTCTCCTTTCAAAACGTTGATAACTGCCTGAGCAAATTCTCGACCATTTTCTTTGGCGCTCTCCAATCCCGACACATCGGATCGTTCCAGATCGTGAAGAATTCCGCCAAGAGAAAACAACGCCCGGTACGCGGCACGATCAATCAGAGTTGCAGGTAAAACTGGTATGGCCGCGTCGGAAAACTGCCGGTCGATATCTCGTGCGGTCCGCTCGCGAATAGCTGGCGGGACTCGCGTGAAGAAAACCCTGTAAGGAATCTCCCGATTGGCAACCTTCCGCATCTGGTGAACCAGCTTCACGGACTTAGCGGCCTCTGACGCGTCAAGAACAGAGCTTTGGAGCGGAATTAAAACGAGATCCGAACGGGCAATCGCAAAACCAATTCGGTCGGTGGCGGTTCCTTCCAGATCAACAATGACAAAATCGGCGTTTGCCCGGGCTTCCTCGATCGTATCGATGATGGTTTCGGCGGAATCGTCAATCATAAGCTGCAGTGTTTCCGGCGCCCCCTTCAGGCGGGCCCAGGCTTCAAGCGGGCGGTTGGGGTCGGCGTCGATCAGAACCACCTTGCGACCGGCGGCAGCGAATTCGCCGGCAAGTACGACAGCAGATGTTGTTTTCCCGACTCCGCCTTTGCTCGACACGAATGAAATGACTGGCATGAAGCATCTCCAAAACTGCTAATCAGCAGAAAGCTAGCAGATGTGTATTTACAAACAATTTACATGCAGCTTGCTATCTGCCAATAAAAAGCTAGCAGCTTACAAGCTGCTAAATTGTTTTGCCCCGCTTTTCTTCCCCACCTTTTCAAAAACCATAGGACATCTACAGCACGTGCGATGGTGCGTTTTTAGGATGCTGATGTTGCCGTGCCGACCCGCACGTAACGCGGGTCGGAACCGCCGCAGGGCCTCGTGAGAGGCCCGGACAGCGGCGTCCGCTTATTTTCGTCTATTAGTTATAGAACCAGATAGGGATTCAGTCTGTCTGGCGGACTCACGTAGATTGATTGCCTTTCCAAGGCGCGCTAGCGCCTGCCCCAAGGGGTTGTCGCCAACATCGAATAGTGTTCTCGAAACGATGTCGAGCGATGCCCGATGCGCCTCGATACCCGAGGCACGTTCCGCCTCGGCCTGAACATGATCGTCAGGAAGGGGAGGGGCCACGCCCCAACGTCCAAGAATCTGCCGCGCCCGATCGGGTAGGGACATTCGATAGGCGTTACTGGTTTGCTGGACCTGCGGGCCGCGTCCCTCGTTGCCTGTCGGCTGATAGCGCCGCAGCCAGTCGAGGAAACCATGGGCGCGCAAGTTCTTCAGCGCCCGCACGATCGCGTCACGTGATCGCCTGAGCTTCAGCATGAGCGTGTCGATCGACGGTTCCAACCGGCCGGTGCGGAAATCAACGAGATTGGCAAATAGCTCCAGCAACTCGATCGCCACGCCCCCCAAGGGGCCATTGCGAGCACCAGGTTGCCGGCCTGCCAGTTCATAGCGCCGCGCCGCCAGCACGATAGTACGCACGTCCTGCCGGTTTGTCCGCCGCCAGAATACGCCTTCGCATCGTCCGCGCGCACGACTCTGCCGCCGAACAGGTGTGCGTTCCCGTTCGGCCGGCGCTCCTGCGAGCACCGTCCCAATCTGTTCAAACATGGTCTTTTCCGCCTCCTTTTTCAGGCGGGCATGACTGTGGACAGCGGACAAAGATTCACCGTTCCTACAAAGGGTACCCCTTGCAGGTTCGTGAACGCTCGACTATGTTGGGACTAGAAATTGGAAGGCCCCAAAAGCCGACGTCGTAACTGACCGAAAACCCCTAGCCGTTACCAGCGGCGAGGGGTTTTTCGTTATGCCCTCATTTCATTTTCAACAAACGCCTTTAAAGCTAATTCAAACACTTGAGCCCGCGAAGCCAGCCCGCGTTCTGCCTTGATCTTATCAAGACAGTCCACCAGATCCGCAGGGAGATCGGTGTTGACATAGATACGCCCCGCTTCACGCAAACGCTGGCGATGGGCTGCCACTTTTTCTCTGACTGGTTTCGCTGTGCTCATCGTTACAAGAAACTGCGATTCGGACTGATTCTGCAAGGTGCAAATCTGCAGTGGCAGATTTTACGGGTAACTCTCGTTGCAAGCGAAGGGTGGGTGGAGAGATTGAGAGGCAGGGCGCGGGCGCCTCTCAACTGGTTTAGGGCGGGTCGATCCCGACCGGAACCAGCTCGGCGTCAAATGAATCTATTATGAAACAGATTATAAGCTGCTATCTTTTTATAAGCAAAACCCCGGCGCGAAAACGGCGCCGGGTGCGGCCAAGTCCGAACCATGTTATTCGTCGGCGCTCGTCAACGGCGCAGCTTCTTCGCCTTCCTGCGCGTCCTCGATGGGCGAGCGCAGCGGGCCGGGAAGCCATGTTTTTCCGGCAAGGGCTTTTTCCGCCAGCTCCACGGCTTCGGCCTTCGGAGCCTTGCCCGCCGCCTTGATGGCACTTTTCGCGCAACCTGCGTCTTCCATCACCTCGGCAATCTGCGCCTTGGACAACCGGGAGAGAAACGGCGCCTTCGGCTTCCAATGCTGATGCATGTCAAGTTTCAGGGCTGCGGCCAGTTGATCGGCATGGGTCAGCCGCTCGCGGTCATGATCGTGCTTGGCCTCGACTGCGTTGATAATGGCGGCGGTGACGACCGCCAGCAGTTCGAGAAGATCGTGCAATGGCTGTTCCAGTAGCCATTCCCAAAGATCGCCCGGATTGCCGGGGAGCTTGTATCCCCATGTTTCGTGGATGCGGGTCCATTCGTTAAGCGCATCGCAAGCGTCCGTTTCCTTGATCGAAGGGGCGAGGTCTTTCAACTGCCCGCCGATCTCGATGGCGGAGCCGATCCGCCAATAGCCGTTCCCGATCAGGAAGGTTTTCAGGACGAGCGGATAGAGCATGACGGCAAGCGCCAGTTCGGGCCGCTGAGTAAGTTCATTGCGCATGGCGGCGGTGCGGATCGCCGTCAGTTCCTTGATTAGCGCGGCGGAATAGGCCATGGGCTGTTCGTCGGCTTCGTCGCCGCCATGCTTTGCACCTGTAAAAACGGCAGGGATGGTTCCAGCGCTTACGCTTTCATCATCCTGACCGGCATCACCGTTTGCGGTGTCCGGATTGCGCAAGGCGCGCAGCGCGGCCAGATCGTCGGGCTGAACAAGCCCCTGCTCGATATGCATGGTGCCATCGTGGGCAATGGTGACGATGCAACCGGCCAGCGCCTTTTCCTCGGTGTCGTAGACCTTTCCCGCGCTCTTAATATCCTCGATGCGCTGTTCGATCCGGGCAAGCTCGGCCTCATCGGCATCAATGGCCGAATCGCTCTCGGCATAGTCCTCGATCCGGCACGCGATCTCATCGAACTGTTCGGCAAGGCTGGCAAGCTCGGTCTGCTCGGCTTCGGTCGAAACATGGCTGATAGGGAAGATACGGGCGAAACCGCCATTATGGATGGCCGATGTTCCAAGGCTGGTGTCCACCCATTTCCACCCCTTGATTTTCAGGGGTTCTGCTTTCTGTTCGAGCGCCTCTTTTGCCAACTTTGTCAGCAAGGCTCGATCCGTCAGGAAGGTGTTATCGGCCTCGGCAAACAGATCACGCGCGATCGTGCCGCCCGCCGCCTCGTAAGCCTCGGTCCCAACGAACAGGGCAAGTTTGTCAGTGCTACGGACATGATCGCGGGTCAGCACGGCACGAAGCGAATGAGGATCACGATTCCATGACTGTGTGTCGAACCATGCCCGATCTTGCGCGGCATGATCGTCGCTGATCGCCAACGCTCTGGCCTGATCGAGATGCATCCCATCCTCGCGCAAAACCCCCAGAATTTTAGGGGAGAGATTGGCGAGCTTGAGCCTCTGGCGCACGGTCACAACCGACTGGCCGAAACGGGCGGCGATGGTGTCCGCGATCATCCCCTCTTCGATCAGCTGACGATAGGCCATGATCTCATCGACGATATGCATGGCTTCGCGCTGCGTGTTCTCCGCAAGGGAAACCTCCGTGTCGTTGGCCTCGCCGCTGCGCAGATTGCAAGGAATGACAGCGCTTTTGTCGATCTTGCCCTGTGCGACGAGGTGGAGCAGGGCAGCAAAGCGCCGCGATCCCGCAACCACCTCGTATTTATTGCCCCTAGCGGTCTTCCTGATCGTCAGGTTCTGGATCAGGCCATGCGCCTCGATGCTGGCGGCAAGTTCCGGGATGGTCATGGCGGCATTGCGCTTGCGCACGTTTTTCGAACTGGCGACCAGCTTGGAAAGCGGAATCTGCTGCGTGTCATGCATGAGGGAGGTAACCGGGGCCGCTGCGGCGACCTCGATGGCGATGGTTTCGGCAGTTTCGGGCATGGTGATAACGTTCATGGGATAAGTCCTCATGTTGGTGTGATCGGAAAATATCAGTGGGGGAGGGGCGGCCGTCAGGCGTAGCCGGTCCAGTTGATCGGGCGACCGTCCCAAAGGAAGGCGGTTCGCACATTGTCGATGCGCACAGATTTGGAGCGCCCGTTAACGCGGCGGCGCAGGGGCTGGCCGGTGAAGGCGTCGAGATGGGGAACCACCTTGCCGGTCATCCACGGTTCATCACCCTTGTCGGCGGAGATCTGTCCGACCTCGCGGACCTCGACCATGTGCGCGCCGATGATGGCGGTCACCTGATAGAAATTGATGTTGGTCTGGTCGTAGCCCCATGAGGCATAAAGGACATGGCCGGTCTCGAAACCGTGCGGCTTCTTGCGCTCGTCACGCCGTTCCTGCTTCCATTCCGACCAGCGCCGCCGCCCCTCGAAATGTTCGCGGATTTTACGCTCGCGGGCTTCGGTGCTGGTAAAGCTATGGTGCCAGTCGGGCTTTGCAGCCTTGCCGTGGAAGGCCATGGCGGCGGGTCGCCCCTTATGGCTGGTGAAGATGTAGACAATGCCGTCGCTGGCCTTGTCGGCGATCTTCACGGAACCGCTCGGGATGTAGAATTCGCGTGAGGGGGCAAAGCGCATCATTCGGCGTCCTCCCACTCGTCGGCATAGAGGGCGGCCGAGCCGATCCCGGCGACGTGACGGGCGCATGTACCGCCGCAAATGCCGTCTTCGTAGGCCGGAAAATACCGGTCATAGGCGGCATCGAAATCCGGCAAGTCGCCGTTGAGCCGCGCCAGCTCCCCCGCGAAGCTGAAAAACCATTCCTCGAAAGTAGGTTCGCACATTCCCTTGTCCTTTCCTTTTTGGACTGCGAAGCAGGACCTCGTCCTGCTTCCCGGGGCCGCGCGAGCGGTGGGTTGGAGGGGGAAAATAGCCTTCGCGGGGAACCAGCTGCACGAACGCAGCGCAAGCGCAGTGGAGGAAGCTGGGCGGAAGGCTATTTTGGGGGCGAGAAGGGCAAGGCCCTCGGTTCCCCCACCAGGCAAACGAACTCGCGCAATCGCGCGTCATCTCCCGGCAAGGATGCCGGATGCACGAAGGATCGTCACCGCTCGTCGGCGGAAACCCGAACCGGGGTTTCGTGGAGCTGCGGCACAGCCGCGGCGGAATAGAGCCTGGTCACGGAGAGACGTGCCCATGAGTTTTCCGGTGATGATAGGTTGAGGATCATTATACCCACTTGCTCTTTACGCAATTTTTTAATATGTAAATCCTGTATTTTGCAATTCGACGCGGAGCGCACTGTGGAGCACTATATCAAAAGACGGTTCCCGCCGGCCTTGTTCAAGAATCTCTTCCTCGATCTGGAAGACCGGTTGAGCGCTTGCGCACTCAAGGCCTTTACGATGGTACGCGACCACGCAGGCCTCGACCCCAAGCCAAGCCGAGAACTGGAGGGGCATGCCCGCTTTCGCATGATGGAGAAGGCGTTTCGGGAAACCTGTGAACTTCACGGTGGCAAGCTGCTCGAAAACGGCATCATCCCACTAACCGATTTGAAGATCTTCCAGCCTTTCATGCGGTTTGAGGTAAACGGGCAGGGGATCATCTTCGGTCTTGCAGCCATGCCGGAGCCGAAAGCGCTGCCTGTGAAGAACGTGTCGCGCAAGGCTGGCGTAACGCTCAACTACTACCTCTCCCCGCGCCTCGACCTTGACGGAACAGGGCCCAAGATCGGCGACATTTTTGTGCTGTTCCTTGTCGCTCGTGACCGTGGGCGGGGCGGAAAGATCAGCGAATTCGCCATCGGTGTAATCGATGCGGCCTACGAGCAATATCTTTTCTACGAGCCGCTCGACGAATACCTTGAAGGTTATGCCGATGAGCCGGTAATCGCTCCGGTACCGTCTTCTGGTACTGGTGCGAAGAAACCGATCATCAGCTTGAAGAAGACGATCAAACCGTTTGTACCACCAGAGCAGCCTGATGGCGGCAATGACAACGACAGAGATACGAAGTGACCCGTGCTGATAAAGCCGGGGAAGGAAATGCATGCGTGTAGGAACTCCGGGGTTCGTCCCTGAAAGATTGATCGAGGCGAGAGCAGCACGAAGAATTCTAAGCAAGAAGGCATTGGCCACCCTGATCAGCGTCAACCCCAGCACCGTCACCCGCTGGGAGGACGGGACCAGCGCCCCTGATGCCGATGCCTTAGCCGAGTTGGCAGCTCACCTTCACGTTCGCAGAGAGTTTTTTCTTAGACCGGTCGCCAACAGCGACCGGCCTCTCTTTTACCGCACCTTGGCATCGACCTTGGTGAAAGATCTGAATTACCAGGAATCCCAGATGCACTGGCTGCAGGAAATCAGCAGCATAGTGGAGCATTATGTGGATTTCCCAGAGGTCGATATTCCGGACGTATTGCAAGGCGCATCCTATAAGCAGCTCCGTGACGAGGACATCGAGCAGATTGCCTCTGACCTGCGCACCCATTGGAGCGTTGGTGATGGCCCGTGCATTGATATGATGCCGCTGCTTGAGCGCGTAGGATGTATTGTCGGCTCCATTGAGATGGGGACTTCAAAACTAGATGGCCTTTGCAGCTGGGCTCAAGGAGGCAATCGGCCGCATATTTTGCTGTCGACGGACAAGATGTCGTTCCCGCGCCGGCAGATGGATGCCGCGCACGAACTCGGTCATGCGATCCTGCATCGCCACGTTACCGAGGAAGAGCTGAAAAAGGATCTCAAGGAGATCGAGCGCCAGGCGTTTCGA from the Ensifer adhaerens genome contains:
- a CDS encoding type IV secretion system protein VirD4 encodes the protein MNQATLAWAAFKNMMRKAASDPVWAVINIVISPFRAVVYFYRVGLVFLVIALILAAIPFAIPEAWFVSRWIANIVVAIVILIFAFRLLTNPMIEHFGNLDGDTHGTARFATNKEVAPLTRTGSGLLIGRDSKTGKLLRYDGPAHLLTMAPTRTGKGVGTIIPNLLTADRSVICIDPKGENARIAGRARRQFGPVYVLDPFGATAEPIAAFNPLEGLDPNGLDVAEDASTLADALVFDEPGMTGEAHWNEEAKALISGMILHIVAQEPSSRRSLVTLRENLTLAPEAFTGLLKEMQESTAASGLVARAANRHLGKSDREAAGVLSAAQRHTHFLDSPRMARMLSRSDFRFADLKSRTATVFLVLPPDRLSTYSRWLRLLVTQSLLEMARSPGKPAIPVLYLLDEFASLGHLAPVERAMGLMAGYGVQLWPILQDVHQLRATYGQRAGTFLSNAGVLQVFGVNDHESARLVSDMLGQSTVVFESMGRALDSDKTGISYGEQHVGRPLLTPDEVRNLPQHAELLFLAGQRPIVAGKLAYYSDQEFKGAFDRV
- a CDS encoding putative transcriptional regulator — protein: MTKTYKSEALAAVHEMMEGFYESGAIDKQTMREFDEGCLTTVEPLTPEEIRTIRERENISQPVFARYLNVSKGLVSDWERGVKRPSGPALRLLTVIRNKGLQAIA
- a CDS encoding chromosome partitioning protein; the protein is MPVISFVSSKGGVGKTTSAVVLAGEFAAAGRKVVLIDADPNRPLEAWARLKGAPETLQLMIDDSAETIIDTIEEARANADFVIVDLEGTATDRIGFAIARSDLVLIPLQSSVLDASEAAKSVKLVHQMRKVANREIPYRVFFTRVPPAIRERTARDIDRQFSDAAIPVLPATLIDRAAYRALFSLGGILHDLERSDVSGLESAKENGREFAQAVINVLKGEGA
- a CDS encoding chromosome partitioning protein, ParB family; the encoded protein is MNVITMPETAETIAIEVAAAAPVTSLMHDTQQIPLSKLVASSKNVRKRNAAMTIPELAASIEAHGLIQNLTIRKTARGNKYEVVAGSRRFAALLHLVAQGKIDKSAVIPCNLRSGEANDTEVSLAENTQREAMHIVDEIMAYRQLIEEGMIADTIAARFGQSVVTVRQRLKLANLSPKILGVLREDGMHLDQARALAISDDHAAQDRAWFDTQSWNRDPHSLRAVLTRDHVRSTDKLALFVGTEAYEAAGGTIARDLFAEADNTFLTDRALLTKLAKEALEQKAEPLKIKGWKWVDTSLGTSAIHNGGFARIFPISHVSTEAEQTELASLAEQFDEIACRIEDYAESDSAIDADEAELARIEQRIEDIKSAGKVYDTEEKALAGCIVTIAHDGTMHIEQGLVQPDDLAALRALRNPDTANGDAGQDDESVSAGTIPAVFTGAKHGGDEADEQPMAYSAALIKELTAIRTAAMRNELTQRPELALAVMLYPLVLKTFLIGNGYWRIGSAIEIGGQLKDLAPSIKETDACDALNEWTRIHETWGYKLPGNPGDLWEWLLEQPLHDLLELLAVVTAAIINAVEAKHDHDRERLTHADQLAAALKLDMHQHWKPKAPFLSRLSKAQIAEVMEDAGCAKSAIKAAGKAPKAEAVELAEKALAGKTWLPGPLRSPIEDAQEGEEAAPLTSADE
- a CDS encoding Zn-dependent peptidase ImmA, M78 family; the protein is MRVGTPGFVPERLIEARAARRILSKKALATLISVNPSTVTRWEDGTSAPDADALAELAAHLHVRREFFLRPVANSDRPLFYRTLASTLVKDLNYQESQMHWLQEISSIVEHYVDFPEVDIPDVLQGASYKQLRDEDIEQIASDLRTHWSVGDGPCIDMMPLLERVGCIVGSIEMGTSKLDGLCSWAQGGNRPHILLSTDKMSFPRRQMDAAHELGHAILHRHVTEEELKKDLKEIERQAFRFASAFLMPATTYSYEVKSASLASLLSLKERWRVSVKGQIRRLSDLDIIPADHATSLYKLYSAKGWSREEPLDKNWPISEPTVLANALQLIVDSAVRSKSDLLSVEFTMKAGDIENLTALPPGWFSRNAEVIGLKLRETVTDRTKGEASTILPFPSRKG